A stretch of Eulemur rufifrons isolate Redbay chromosome 5, OSU_ERuf_1, whole genome shotgun sequence DNA encodes these proteins:
- the ELOA2 gene encoding elongin-A2, translating to MSSADKSRGLKGNFRDRDPAAFLERFLQRPAEVAPGCGSTPEDRERGLLGEDRRAQTERPDRAPAAPRAELRPAQSRWGETAMATATGWTLQAVEKLQARLATQTDPQKLEKYLWKLCTLPVTADIVAQTGIRETVKSLRKHQHVGDFARDLATEWKKLVLEERNTRPEPQRGEDSPSRKRPRNALQEEEMDGGSRGPAASPERRRREKHRQVGELQRPHGRSPSRGRRDETQQGPGPAPCCSSGGESSASRHVRAPRASASAPRPTEARSGSTGEAPAPTVPAGEPARGRTEASRARPGLGQVGPLGAPRGKGAVSRGEAHKSSQQGKRPVGAKGGETGPAWVGGDPHEAPSKEEIRRPRPGEGAQDKPPSTGAGREGDGEHGRRQPPPATHSRLGKRQHAGLEKTAWDKHKPSLGLGKGAGAPSPEVKEVSNNLQTAGGKLKTPAWPTKSGGSLPGVEDADVGDAFEPPTPSFQQYLNYDQIPQKRKIVKTSSPALGETELANKDSRCTTKIWDSVQKFPKATENQSKWQATGADPAMLGAAPTDEWPESPDLPLPTLEDLYRALSAREGVPSQPEPGALSSAEEDAAAFAGRRANSKMQVYSGSRGARLPQTVTLQEQCVRVLRKYVDSIRQVGEVPYSVLEPVLEVCTPGQLYRLERYNHALVGETDELWKIHCHRDFKEEKPEERESWRELYLRLRDAREQRLRQVTLNIRSAQDSKSTGRQAKMIVFNAVTKRRHDVWRGQERFASGGAADPANAKAGAAPPPTGSSQAPLGSASSSSHPSPENPNPASGCVGGGRARLAPGVGTGKPAPKKKAPLMAKTVRDFQRRFSRR from the exons ATGTCatctgcagacaagagcagaggtCTCAAGGGAAATTTCAGGGATCGAGATCCTGCAGCATTTCTTGAAAGGTTTTT GCAGCGCCCTGCAGAGGTCGCTCCAGGCTGTGGCTCCACACCCGAGGACCGGGAGCGGGGCCTGCTGGGCGAGGACCGTCGTGCCCAGACCGAGCGCCCAGACCGAGCGCCCGCTGCACCGAGGGCCGAGCTGCGGCCTGCTCAGTCCCGGTGGGGAGAGACCGCGATGGCGACGGCGACGGGGTGGACACTGCAGGCAGTGGAGAAGCTGCAGGCCCGTCTGGCCACCCAGACCGACCCTCAGAAGCTAGAGAAGTATCTGTGGAAACTTTGCACCTTGCCGGTGACGGCAGACATCGTGGCGCAGACCGGAATCAGGGAAACCGTAAAGAGCCTGAGGAAACACCAGCACGTCGGCGACTTTGCCAGGGACCTGGCGACCGAGTGGAAGAAGCTGGTCCTTGAGGAGCGAAACACTAGGCCTGAGCCACAGCGCGGTGAGGACAGCCCTTCCCGAAAGCGCCCCAGAAATGCTCttcaggaggaggaaatggacgGGGGCTCCCGGGGCCCAGCCGCCAGCCCTGAGCGCCGACGTCGGGAAAAGCACAGGCAAGTCGGGGAGCTCCAGAGACCTCACGGAAGGTCTCCCAGTCGTGGGCGGAGAGACGAGACACAGCAGGGCCCGGGGCCGGCACCATGCTGCTCTTCCGGCGGGGAATCTTCTGCTTCCCGCCACGTCCGGGCCCCCCGGGCGTCTGCCAGTGCCCCCCGGCCGACCGAGGCCCGCTCCGGATCCACGGGGGAGGCCCCCGCGCCCACCGTGCCCGCAGGGGAGCCGGCACGAGGCCGCACTGAGGCGTCCCGGGCCAGGCCGGGGCTCGGCCAGGTGGGTCCCCTGGGCGCACCCCGGGGGAAAGGGGCTGTGAGCCGGGGCGAGGCGCACAAGTCCTCCCAGCAGGGCAAACGCCCGGTGGGCGCCAAGGGCGGCGAGACGGGCCCCGCCTGGGTCGGCGGGGACCCACACGAGGCCCCCTCCAAAGAGGAAATCCGAAGGCCGCGCCCTGGCGAAGGCGCCCAGGACAAACCGCCCTCTACCGGAGCAGGCCGGGAGGGGGACGGAGAGCACGGCCGCCGCCAGCCCCCACCGGCCACACACAGCCGCCTTGGAAAGCGTCAGCACGCCGGCCTGGAGAAAACCGCATGGGACAAACACAAGCCAAGTCTGGGCCTAGGAAAGGGGGCAGGAGCCCCGTCGCCCGAAGTCAAGGAGGTTTCTAACAACCTGCAGACTGCAGGAGGGAAACTCAAAACCCCTGCTTGGCCTACAAAGTCCGGGGGCTCCCTCCCTGGAGTTGAAGACGCAGATGTGGGTGATGCATTCGAGCCTCCTACCCCGTCCTTTCAACAATACCTCAACTATGACCAGATTCCGCAGAAAAGGAAGATCGTGAAAACGTCAAGCCCTGCACTTGGAGAAACGGAACTTGCCAACAAGGACTCCAGATGCACTACTAAAATCTGGGACTCCGTTCAGAAATTCCCGAAGGCGACGGAAAACCAGTCTAAGTGGCAGGCGACTGGAGCGGATCCAGCCATGCTGGGAGCGGCCCCCACTGATGAGTGGCCAGAGTCGCCAGACCTGCCACTGCCCACGCTGGAGGACCTTTACCGTGCACTCAGTGCCCGTGAAGGGGTGCCCTCCCAGCCAGAGCCAGGAGCGCTCTCCTCAGCAGAGGAAGATGCAGCTGCATTTGCCGGACGCAGAGCGAATTCTAAGATGCAGGTGTATTCTGGTTCCAGGGGCGCCCGTCTCCCCCAGACGGTGACCCTGCAGGAGCAGTGCGTGCGGGTCCTTAGGAAGTACGTGGATTCCATCCGTCAAGTGGGAGAGGTCCCGTATTCTGTCCTGGAGCCGGTTTTGGAGGTCTGCACGCCCGGTCAGCTGTATCGCCTAGAGAGGTACAATCACGCCCTGGTTGGAGAGACAGATGAGTTATGGAAAATTCACTGTCACCGAGACTTTAAGGAAGAGAAGCCGGAGGAGCGTGAGTCCTGGCGGGAGCTGTACCTGCGGCTTCGGGATGCCCGAGAGCAACGGCTGCGACAGGTGACGCTGAATATCCGATCTGCCCAGGACAGTAAGTCCACAGGCCGACAAGCAAAGATGATCGTTTTCAACGCTGTGACCAAGAGGCGTCATGATGTTTGGAGGGGCCAGGAGAGGTTTGCAAGCGGAGGAGCAGCTGACCCCGCCAATGCCAAGGCCGGGGCAGCACCGCCGCCCACGGGAAGCAGCCAGGCTCCCCTGGGCAGCGCCAGCAGCAGCTCTCACCCCAGCCCCGAGAACCCGAACCCGGCCTCTGGCTGCGTGGGCGGCGGCAGGGCTCGCCTGGCGCCCGGGGTGGGCACCGGGAAACCGGCTCCGAAGAAAAAGGCCCCGCTGATGGCCAAGACCGTTCGAGATTTCCAGAGGAGATTCTCCCGACGATAA